The following DNA comes from Thermococcus piezophilus.
AGACCTCGAGGCCATGATCGAGAGGGCCAAGAGCGGTGAGCTGGAGAAGCAGAAAGAGATGGAAGAGCTCGCCAAGAACCTCACTAAGAAAATAGACGGCAGCCTTGACGACTGGAGCGTTGAGCCAGTTGCGGAGGACACTACCGGCTTCGGCCAGGACGGTGCGAACCTCAAGGCGCTCTACGTGGACTACGACGGCCAGTTTTTCTACATAGCGCTCACCACGGAGAACAAGGCCTCCTGGAGGATTGCCTACGGTATTTCCCTCGACTATAAGGAGGACGGCTACACCACTAGCCAGGACAGCTGGGCCAGGAAGGTCAGCTTCAGCAGGGGCATCAACGCCCAGCTCTACTTCTACTGGAATGGGCCGTTCGACCAAGACAAGGGAACAAATAATATCTCCAGCGCCCAGCTCGTGCTCTGGAACAGAAGCTCCTGGATATACAACGACCTCAAGTGGACGGGCTTCTACGCTTATACTGGCGGAGAGAACGGACGACGGACTCTCGAGATAGCTATTCCGTGGAAGGCCCTTGGAGGAAAGCCCTCTGAGATATACATTGTAGCCTATGTGACAGGTCAGGGGACTGGGGACTCAGCAGTTGACAGCCTCCCAGAAGACCCGAGCATTCACGACAGAGCACCTGGAGAGGAGTGGACCGACGCAGATAACTTCACCACCTTCGCGAAGGTTGCGATAGAGTGAACCTTTCCCCTTTTCTGTTCTTCTTTATCTATTGGAGCTTCAAAGGACAAGAGCGTTCGCGAGATAGAGCACCACAGCTATCGCCAGCTGGTTCGAGAAGTTGTCATCGGGCAACAGGTTATAGAACTCAGCAACCATCCCCGCGAGCGAACCAACAACTGCCAGAGGGAGACCAACGAGCGGCCAAAGGATGAACACACCGGAGAGGAAGTAGGCGAGGCTTCCCTCAACGCTCTTACCGTTTTTAAAGCGGTGTCTTCCGAAGGACTTCCCAATTATAGCTGCAAGGGCATCGCCGATGGTGGCCACGGTTATAGCTCCGATGGCTATGTTTTTTGGGAAGAAATAAACCACTATAAATGCGGCCGCCGCGAAGTATATGTGAGCCGCGACGCGGTATCGCTCGTGCTCACGCGTTATCTCGTCTATCTGCCTCTCAAGCTTCTCCACGCGCTCAATGACATCGTCGTAGACATAGAGCCTGAGCCGCTCTTTGATTCTGTCCCTGAGCGCCTCGATTATCCTGAATGGCTCAAGGACGACGAATACGAAAAAGGCTACCCCAATCAAAGTGAGTGTCGCGTCCTTTCCAAAAAGCAGATACGAAACCGGAACCAACACGCCAGTGAGGTGAAGGGACTTACGCTTCAGCTCGCTTTTCATGCTCATCCTTGATCACCCTTAGAGCCTCGATCAGGTCGTTAACAACGTAATCTGCGTGTTTGTGATGTCTTCCCTTGAAGTAGCCTCTCTTTACGAGTATAGTAACTGCACCAATGTCCTCACCGCCCCTCATGTCGGTGTCGTCCCTGTCGCCGACCATGTAGACCTCCTCTTCGCGGGGGAACTTGCTCCTAGCCAAACGGAAGTTGTGGGGATCGAGCTTGCTGTGGCCGGTCTCGCCGCTGATTATGATGGCATCGAAGTAGTCCTTTATGCCGAGGTACTCGAGCTTCTTTCTTTGCCAGTAGCTCGAGGAGTCCGTTATGAGCACTATTTTGGCTCCCATATCCCTGAGCCCCTGAAGAAAGGGGAGGGCATCGGGATAGAGCTTAAGATTCGAAAAGAAGACTCTATCAACGAGGCTCATTATCTCCTCGAACTCTTCGGGGGTTATGCTCGCGTAGACCTTTCCGAGGAGCTTCTCCAGAATTTTATCGAGGTCCATCATGTGAAACTCCCGCGACTGCTCGAGCTCCCTATAGCGGGCGGTGATTATGTAGAAGAAAGACTTGAACTTCCCCCGTTTGAGAAGGAAAGGTATCAAGCGAATGAGCGTGTACTTTCCAGCATCCCAGGTGTTGCAGAGAGTATCGTCGAGGTCAACAAGCACGAGCATGTTAAATGATTGGAGAGCTCCATTTTAATTCTTTGGGTTAAAGCTTTAAAAAGCCAAAAGGAGAAACCCTTGATGTATGGAGAAGGGGACCCTGCTCATAGCTCTTGGAATGGGTATGATATTCCTAGGCTTCTTCCTAGTCTTTATTGGAACCCTGCTGAGCGCAGGTGGAGAGGCCGAGGTTGAGGGCGGCGGAGTTATAATGATAGGCCCGATTCCGATAGTCTTCGGTACTAGTAGGGGGGCAACACTTGTGATGGTTCTCTCAGTAGTCCTGATGGTTCTCTGGATAATAGGCGCTCTGATTGCAAGGAGGGGATGATGTGGACTTTCTGGCGGCCCTTGCCATTCTACTCGTCACAGCAAAGAGCATCGAGTGGCTCGTTGAGAGGGTAGAGATACATCCCATCATAGCCCACGTCCTGACCGGAATAACGCTGGGGCCATTCGTCCTCGGACTCATAGAGCCGACTTCCGAGCTCAGCGTTCTGGCGGAGTTCGGCCTGATAATGATGATGCTTTACATGGGTCTCACCAGCAACTTCTCGGCAATAGCCCAGAACACCAAAAAAGCTGTAATGGTTGCAGTCCTTGGCGTGGCTTTCTCCTTTATCCTTGGTTTCGCTACAGTAGAGTTCTTCGGGAAGAGCACCTCAGCGGCAATTTTTGTTGGGGTAACTCTCGGAAACACTGCTATAGAAGTCACGAGCAGTATCCTCGTCAAAGAGCGCGTTAAACGGGAGATCTCGTCCATCCTCATGGGTGCAGCCTTCGTCGATGACATACTCGCGGTTTACCTCATAGGCATCATCACAGCAATGACTAAGGGTAGCTTGGATGCCCGTTCCCTTGGGATACTGACCATCAAGATATTCCTGTTCATAGCAATAATACTCCTAATCTCCGAACTCGTTTTCAAACGCTCCCACTGGTTCTACTCGATAGTCAAGAACCTCAACGTATTTTTCACATTCACACTCATACTGACGTTCTCTCTGGCGATAATAGCTGAGAAGGTCGGTCTTAACCAAATAATAGGAGCATACCTGGCAGGACTCACGATAAGCAGACTTCGCGAGAGGAAGGACCCCCTTGTCGTTACGAGGATAAAGCTCAATGAGCTGATAGAGGACCTGCAAGTTGTCCTCACGGAGTTTTTCATACCGCTGTTCTTTATCTACGTCGGACTGATGTTCAACCCGCCGTTAGCGAGCATCAGCCTGGCCTTGATAGGAACGCTTTACCTGGCGGCGGTTCTTGGAAAACTCATCGGCTGTGGGCTGGGGAGCAGGCTCTTCGGCCTGAGCTGGAAGGACTCAATCCTCGTTGGCATAGGCATGGGGGGCAGGGGAAGCCTGGATCTGGCGATACTCACCTTCGGCCTCAACACAGGGCTCATCGATCAGACCATTTTTGCGAGCGTCATAGTCGTCTCCATGATGACAGCCTTAACAACACCCTTGTTCTTTAAGACCTACATCAAAAGGGCAAAAGCTTAAATTGAGGAGTGTGGAGTAGTGCCAGGCTGGTGAGACCATGTTCTCGAGGAAAGGCGCGAGCGAGGAAGAAGTTTTAGCAGAGCTGGAGGAGAAAACGGCAGAGGATTTAACCTTTGGTTCTGGGCGGATTCTCGGCTCAATGTGCACGTATCCCCATCCCTTCGCTCAGAAAATTGTCATGAAGTACATCGACAGGAACCTCGGCGACCCGGGCCTTCACGTCGGAAGCCAGAAAATAGAAGAAGAAGCCGTGGAGATGCTCTCTAGTCTCCTGGGGCTCGAGAAGGGCTACGGGAACATCGTCTCTGGAGGAACAGAGGCAAACATCCTGGCCGTGAGGGCCTTCCGCAACCTAGCCGACGTTGAAAAGCCGGAGCTTATCCTCCCAAAGAGCGCCCACTTCTCCTTCCTCAAGGCAAGCGAGATGCTCGGCGTCAAGCTTGTCTGGGCCGAGTTGAAGGATGATTACTCGGTTGATGTTAAGGACGTCGAAGCTAAAATAACCGAGGGCACTATCGGGATAGTCGGGATAGCAGGAACCACCGGACTGGGTGTTGTTGATGACATCCCAGCTTTGAGCGACCTGGCCCTCGATTACGGAATCCCCCTCCACGTTGATGCTGCCTTCGGAGGCTTCGTGATTCCCTTCGCCAAGGCCCTGGGTTATGATCTCCCCGACTTCGACTTCAGGCTTAAAGGTGTGCAGAGCATAACCATAGATCCCCACAAGATGGGAATGGCCCCGATTCCCGCAGGTGGAATAATCTTCAGAAAAAAGAAGTTCCTAGAGGCGATAAGCGTGCCCGCGCCCTATCTGGCCGGGGGAAAGGTGTGGCAGGCGACGATAACAGGGACACGGCCTGGAGCAAATGCTCTGGCAGTGTGGGCCCTGATAAAGCACCTCGGCTTTGAGGGCTACAAGGAGGTAGTGAAGCGCGCAATGGAGCTGAGCAGGTGGTTTGCAAAGCAGATAAAGAAGATACCAGGGGTTTACCTGATAAGGGAACCTATGCTCAACATAGTCTCCTTCGGAACGAAGAACCTCGAAGATGTCGAGAAGGAGCTGAAGAGACGTGGCTGGGGAATCAGCGCCCATCGCGGTTACATAAGAATAGTCATGATGCCCCACGTCAAGAGGGAGCATTTGGAGAAGTTCTTGGGAGATTTGAGGGAGGTAACGGTTCATTCTATCAAGCTATGATTTAGTGTAAACATTAATCTTAGACACAAGGATACAAGAAGACCACAAGAGGATTGACGTTGTAGTGGAAGTACTAAAATCGGAAGTTATTGTTTTCGTATTAG
Coding sequences within:
- a CDS encoding cation:proton antiporter, whose product is MDFLAALAILLVTAKSIEWLVERVEIHPIIAHVLTGITLGPFVLGLIEPTSELSVLAEFGLIMMMLYMGLTSNFSAIAQNTKKAVMVAVLGVAFSFILGFATVEFFGKSTSAAIFVGVTLGNTAIEVTSSILVKERVKREISSILMGAAFVDDILAVYLIGIITAMTKGSLDARSLGILTIKIFLFIAIILLISELVFKRSHWFYSIVKNLNVFFTFTLILTFSLAIIAEKVGLNQIIGAYLAGLTISRLRERKDPLVVTRIKLNELIEDLQVVLTEFFIPLFFIYVGLMFNPPLASISLALIGTLYLAAVLGKLIGCGLGSRLFGLSWKDSILVGIGMGGRGSLDLAILTFGLNTGLIDQTIFASVIVVSMMTALTTPLFFKTYIKRAKA
- a CDS encoding TIGR00304 family membrane protein — translated: MEKGTLLIALGMGMIFLGFFLVFIGTLLSAGGEAEVEGGGVIMIGPIPIVFGTSRGATLVMVLSVVLMVLWIIGALIARRG
- a CDS encoding HAD family hydrolase produces the protein MLVLVDLDDTLCNTWDAGKYTLIRLIPFLLKRGKFKSFFYIITARYRELEQSREFHMMDLDKILEKLLGKVYASITPEEFEEIMSLVDRVFFSNLKLYPDALPFLQGLRDMGAKIVLITDSSSYWQRKKLEYLGIKDYFDAIIISGETGHSKLDPHNFRLARSKFPREEEVYMVGDRDDTDMRGGEDIGAVTILVKRGYFKGRHHKHADYVVNDLIEALRVIKDEHEKRAEA
- the mfnA gene encoding tyrosine decarboxylase MfnA, which gives rise to MFSRKGASEEEVLAELEEKTAEDLTFGSGRILGSMCTYPHPFAQKIVMKYIDRNLGDPGLHVGSQKIEEEAVEMLSSLLGLEKGYGNIVSGGTEANILAVRAFRNLADVEKPELILPKSAHFSFLKASEMLGVKLVWAELKDDYSVDVKDVEAKITEGTIGIVGIAGTTGLGVVDDIPALSDLALDYGIPLHVDAAFGGFVIPFAKALGYDLPDFDFRLKGVQSITIDPHKMGMAPIPAGGIIFRKKKFLEAISVPAPYLAGGKVWQATITGTRPGANALAVWALIKHLGFEGYKEVVKRAMELSRWFAKQIKKIPGVYLIREPMLNIVSFGTKNLEDVEKELKRRGWGISAHRGYIRIVMMPHVKREHLEKFLGDLREVTVHSIKL
- a CDS encoding diacylglycerol/polyprenol kinase family protein; translated protein: MSMKSELKRKSLHLTGVLVPVSYLLFGKDATLTLIGVAFFVFVVLEPFRIIEALRDRIKERLRLYVYDDVIERVEKLERQIDEITREHERYRVAAHIYFAAAAFIVVYFFPKNIAIGAITVATIGDALAAIIGKSFGRHRFKNGKSVEGSLAYFLSGVFILWPLVGLPLAVVGSLAGMVAEFYNLLPDDNFSNQLAIAVVLYLANALVL